From Cellulomonas dongxiuzhuiae, the proteins below share one genomic window:
- a CDS encoding helix-turn-helix domain-containing protein, translating to MHPVSERIRESRERSGLSQADLARAAMMHPSYVSHLERGVRGPGDGALERLARALGVTTTYLEEGARSPAYLASEASVVRARQLVRAGRAREAVGELATVQLDSLDADQSARVLLARAEALDLAGDLEASAQVLADTTRRLIDGHRPTQAAYAATRLVMALTEAGDLHGAVRAGEAHLATLRTSAAETDELFRLESTVVWAYVARGDVTYARVRGTDLLGRALRHGSARAVWSVHWNLAFVDEALGDADDALDHLRAALAIAGGREAERDVPRLRLDLAHFLLAVTPARPREALAELDAAGTALEVGESQVEVARAATIRSRALLLLGQNRAALVHAARATEMLASGDRRDAAPAHEALGDALLASGERSAAVKAYRQVQDRLDLVPAGRPAAIAWRRLGDRLRAAGDDRASVAEAYRRALDAAGVGPSRL from the coding sequence GTGCACCCCGTCAGTGAACGTATCCGCGAGTCCCGTGAGCGCTCCGGCCTGTCCCAGGCCGACCTCGCCCGCGCGGCGATGATGCACCCCAGCTACGTGTCGCACCTCGAGCGCGGGGTCCGGGGCCCGGGCGACGGCGCCCTCGAACGGCTCGCGCGCGCCCTGGGCGTGACGACCACGTACCTCGAGGAGGGCGCGCGCTCGCCCGCGTACCTCGCGTCCGAGGCGTCCGTCGTCCGCGCGCGCCAGCTCGTGCGTGCGGGCCGGGCCCGGGAGGCGGTGGGCGAGCTCGCGACCGTCCAGCTCGACTCCCTCGACGCCGACCAGAGCGCGCGGGTCCTCCTCGCGCGCGCGGAGGCGCTCGACCTGGCCGGCGACCTGGAGGCCTCGGCCCAGGTCCTGGCCGACACCACGCGGCGCCTGATCGACGGGCACCGGCCTACGCAGGCGGCGTACGCCGCGACGCGTCTGGTCATGGCGCTGACCGAGGCTGGGGACCTGCACGGCGCCGTGCGCGCGGGTGAGGCCCACCTGGCGACGCTGCGCACGAGCGCCGCCGAGACGGACGAGCTGTTCCGCCTCGAGTCGACGGTCGTCTGGGCCTACGTGGCGCGCGGCGACGTCACCTACGCGCGCGTGCGCGGCACCGACCTGCTCGGCCGCGCGCTGCGGCACGGGTCCGCGCGGGCCGTGTGGTCGGTGCACTGGAACCTCGCGTTCGTCGACGAGGCGCTCGGGGACGCGGACGACGCGCTCGACCACCTGCGCGCGGCCCTGGCCATCGCGGGCGGCCGCGAGGCGGAGCGCGACGTGCCACGTCTGCGCCTGGACCTGGCCCACTTCCTGCTGGCCGTCACGCCGGCCCGGCCGCGGGAGGCGCTGGCCGAGCTCGACGCGGCGGGCACCGCCCTCGAGGTCGGGGAGTCACAGGTCGAGGTGGCGCGTGCCGCGACGATCCGTTCACGTGCGCTGCTGCTGCTCGGCCAGAACCGTGCGGCCCTCGTCCACGCGGCCCGCGCGACGGAGATGCTCGCATCGGGCGACCGCCGGGATGCCGCGCCCGCGCACGAGGCCCTGGGTGACGCGCTGCTCGCCTCCGGCGAGCGTTCGGCCGCCGTCAAGGCGTACCGGCAGGTCCAGGACCGGTTGGACCTCGTCCCGGCCGGCCGGCCGGCCGCGATCGCGTGGCGCCGCCTCGGCGACCGGCTGCGGGCCGCGGGTGACGACCGCGCGAGCGTGGCCGAGGCGTACCGACGCGCGCTCGACGCGGCCGGTGTGGGACCCTCGCGGCTCTGA
- a CDS encoding GH39 family glycosyl hydrolase — translation MTHAGTSAPTVDGAPATGRPLHHVWNQCVGAGRANEALRADWQAHFREAVDVLGARYVRFHGLFHDDMFVYRGNDGGGGGFGPPTPLAEPVHTFSYVDKVFDFILSTGARPFVELGFMPRDLATQTETLFWWKAHCSPPNDMGRWADLVAASVRHWIERYGIDEVLQWRFEVWNEPNLVPLFWTGTRTQYFELYEASVRAIKAIDERLLVGGPSTSVFVPDDRYAGEYEDSSKSIATGQAEDPDALDWRPVWVEEFIAWCHERDLPVDFFTAHLYPTDYAATPSGGAKEISRYVDATYDDLTLLQRIVADSPYAGAEIHITEWSTSPSSRDRSHDTLFAATYITRAYLRCASLADSISYWTFTDVFEEGGAGLGPFHGGFGLVNEQGLHKPTFHAFSMLAQLGDEVLAELPHGVVTRDSATGRVAGVLFNYPDEMGGRSVRAQNTYAAARGLADVGTPRRVTHTVAGLPAGATFDLVQLDWEHGNVAEAWHAMGEPINLTLPQTAALRDAADDLLRRTLTASDDGVLEIDLDLPPWAVVGIVQTDPRPAA, via the coding sequence GTGACACATGCGGGTACGTCCGCGCCCACGGTGGACGGCGCACCCGCGACGGGGCGTCCGCTGCACCACGTGTGGAACCAGTGCGTCGGCGCGGGGCGCGCCAACGAGGCGCTGCGGGCCGACTGGCAGGCGCACTTCCGGGAGGCCGTCGACGTCCTGGGCGCCCGCTACGTGCGCTTCCACGGGCTGTTCCACGACGACATGTTCGTGTACCGCGGCAACGACGGCGGGGGCGGCGGCTTCGGCCCGCCCACGCCGCTGGCCGAGCCGGTCCACACGTTCAGCTACGTCGACAAGGTGTTCGACTTCATCCTGTCGACCGGTGCGCGGCCCTTCGTCGAGCTCGGCTTCATGCCGCGCGACCTGGCCACGCAGACCGAGACGCTGTTCTGGTGGAAGGCGCACTGCAGCCCGCCCAACGACATGGGCCGTTGGGCCGACCTCGTCGCGGCGAGCGTGCGGCACTGGATCGAGCGGTACGGCATCGACGAGGTGCTGCAGTGGCGGTTCGAGGTGTGGAACGAGCCGAACCTCGTCCCGCTGTTCTGGACCGGCACGCGCACGCAGTACTTCGAGCTCTACGAGGCGAGCGTCCGCGCGATCAAGGCCATCGACGAGCGCCTGCTCGTCGGCGGGCCGTCCACCAGCGTGTTCGTCCCCGACGACCGCTACGCGGGCGAGTACGAGGACAGCAGCAAGTCGATCGCCACCGGCCAGGCCGAGGACCCCGACGCGCTCGACTGGCGTCCCGTGTGGGTCGAGGAGTTCATCGCCTGGTGCCACGAGCGCGACCTGCCCGTCGACTTCTTCACCGCGCACCTGTACCCGACGGACTACGCGGCCACGCCCAGCGGCGGCGCCAAGGAGATCAGCCGGTACGTCGACGCGACCTACGACGACCTGACGCTGCTGCAGCGCATCGTCGCGGACAGCCCCTACGCGGGCGCCGAGATCCACATCACCGAGTGGTCGACGTCGCCGTCGAGCCGCGACCGCAGCCACGACACGCTGTTCGCCGCCACGTACATCACGCGCGCCTACCTGCGGTGCGCGTCGCTCGCGGACTCCATCTCGTACTGGACGTTCACCGACGTCTTCGAGGAGGGTGGTGCGGGCCTCGGGCCGTTCCACGGCGGCTTCGGGCTCGTCAACGAGCAGGGCCTGCACAAGCCGACGTTCCACGCGTTCTCGATGCTCGCGCAGCTCGGCGACGAGGTCCTGGCCGAGCTGCCGCACGGCGTCGTGACGCGTGACAGCGCGACCGGCCGCGTCGCCGGCGTCCTGTTCAACTACCCCGACGAGATGGGCGGGCGGTCCGTCCGCGCGCAGAACACGTACGCGGCCGCACGCGGCCTGGCCGACGTGGGCACGCCCCGCCGGGTCACGCACACCGTCGCCGGGCTGCCCGCCGGGGCCACGTTCGACCTCGTCCAGCTCGACTGGGAGCACGGCAACGTGGCCGAGGCGTGGCACGCGATGGGGGAGCCGATCAACCTCACGCTCCCGCAGACGGCCGCGCTGCGCGACGCGGCCGACGACCTGCTGCGTCGCACGCTCACCGCGTCGGACGACGGCGTCCTGGAGATCGACCTCGACCTGCCGCCGTGGGCGGTCGTGGGGATCGTCCAGACGGACCCGCGTCCGGCGGCCTGA
- the mscL gene encoding large conductance mechanosensitive channel protein MscL: protein MRSVGDSPQVKGLAKVLQGFKDFISRGNAVELAVGVVVGAAFTQVIDALQNALISPLVGWIFGKPNLDDLWNIGPYTWNGDIADTAEPIMVGVILNALVQFLITAAAIYFLIVLPLNALAARRKKGQEDEPTSPSEDILLLQEIRDLLSQQVSPAIANDTTGSPGDPGTLPPAPPAPSGPAVPPAGPPSIPPGT, encoded by the coding sequence TTGCGATCCGTCGGCGACAGCCCCCAGGTCAAGGGCCTGGCGAAGGTGCTCCAGGGATTCAAGGACTTCATCTCCCGCGGCAATGCGGTCGAGCTGGCCGTCGGTGTCGTCGTCGGGGCCGCGTTCACGCAGGTCATCGACGCCCTCCAGAACGCCCTGATCAGCCCCTTGGTCGGGTGGATCTTCGGCAAGCCCAACCTCGACGACCTGTGGAACATCGGGCCCTACACGTGGAACGGCGACATCGCGGACACGGCCGAGCCGATCATGGTCGGCGTCATCCTCAACGCGCTCGTCCAGTTCCTCATCACCGCTGCGGCGATCTACTTCCTCATCGTCCTGCCGCTCAATGCGCTCGCGGCCCGGCGCAAGAAGGGCCAGGAGGACGAACCGACGTCGCCGTCCGAGGACATCCTGCTGCTGCAGGAGATCCGCGACCTGCTGTCGCAGCAGGTCAGCCCGGCGATCGCCAACGACACGACGGGCTCCCCCGGCGACCCGGGCACGCTCCCGCCCGCGCCGCCGGCACCGTCCGGGCCGGCCGTGCCGCCTGCCGGCCCGCCGAGCATCCCGCCCGGCACCTGA
- a CDS encoding response regulator — protein MTTTTPEHTVGQPVRPTVRVVLVDDETLVRVGLRLILGAEPAIEVVGEAADGVDALDVVRRTSPDVVLMDIRMPRLDGLAATEQLLATQPDARVVILTTFDTDEMVLGALRLGAAGFLLKDTPPAEIVRHVLDAGAGRTTLSPSVTDRLIASVTQRPRDERRTAARQCLDQLTDRERDVARAIGRGLSNAEIASELFITVATVKTHISRILEKMPAENRTHIAICVHEAGDV, from the coding sequence GTGACGACGACGACGCCGGAGCACACGGTGGGACAGCCCGTGCGGCCGACGGTGCGGGTGGTGCTGGTCGACGACGAGACGCTCGTGCGCGTCGGCCTGCGGCTCATCCTCGGGGCCGAGCCGGCCATCGAGGTCGTCGGGGAGGCCGCCGACGGGGTGGACGCGCTCGACGTCGTGCGGCGGACGTCCCCCGACGTCGTGCTGATGGACATCCGCATGCCGCGCCTGGACGGGCTCGCGGCGACCGAGCAGCTGCTCGCGACGCAGCCCGACGCGCGCGTCGTCATCCTCACGACCTTCGACACCGACGAGATGGTGCTGGGCGCGCTGCGCCTGGGCGCCGCGGGCTTCCTGCTCAAGGACACCCCGCCGGCCGAGATCGTCCGGCACGTGCTCGACGCGGGCGCGGGGCGCACGACCCTGTCGCCGTCCGTCACCGACCGCCTCATCGCCTCGGTGACGCAGCGCCCGCGCGACGAGCGGCGCACCGCCGCGCGCCAGTGCCTCGACCAGCTCACGGACCGCGAGCGGGACGTCGCACGTGCCATCGGCCGCGGGCTGTCGAACGCCGAGATCGCGTCGGAGCTGTTCATCACGGTCGCGACCGTCAAGACGCACATCAGCCGCATCCTGGAGAAGATGCCGGCCGAGAACCGCACCCACATCGCGATCTGCGTGCACGAGGCCGGGGACGTCTGA
- a CDS encoding MFS transporter, which produces MRGRRSAMAVWAVAALTYLVAVVHRTALGVAGDAAIDRFALGATGLAMFSVLQLTVYAALQIPAGQLLDRFGVRALITTGAGVMALGQGLLALADDVPTALVARALIGGGDAAIFISACRLIAQHFPARRVPVMVQVTGLVGQSGQIVSATVVLWLLAARGWGATFGVLAVAGAAVTVAAAVGLGPRPAPPAERAARERFGQAVRAAALPAGTRLGFWAHFVSPFSFNVVAMLWGTPFLLTAQERTLGEVSALLSVMTLSAMLSGPLVGRWTSRHPLRRSSVVLASAVATFVAWVWLLVPDTPRPFAQLVVFCVVIGAGGPVSLIGIDLARTFSPLERLGTATGFVNTGGFTSTILGVLAVGVVLQVVSPPGATTYSLDAYRIAFAVLLVPWVVGVVGLLRSRRRARADLRDAGTPVPPLREVLRRRRAG; this is translated from the coding sequence ATGCGAGGGCGCCGCAGCGCGATGGCGGTGTGGGCCGTCGCGGCCCTCACGTACCTCGTCGCCGTCGTGCACCGCACGGCGCTCGGGGTCGCCGGCGACGCGGCGATCGACCGGTTCGCCCTCGGCGCGACCGGTCTGGCGATGTTCTCGGTGCTCCAGCTCACGGTCTACGCGGCCCTGCAGATCCCCGCGGGGCAGCTGCTCGACAGGTTCGGGGTCCGGGCGCTCATCACGACGGGCGCCGGTGTCATGGCGCTCGGCCAGGGCCTGCTCGCGCTCGCGGACGACGTCCCGACGGCGCTCGTCGCCCGTGCGCTCATCGGCGGCGGCGACGCCGCGATCTTCATCAGCGCGTGCCGGCTCATCGCGCAGCACTTCCCCGCGCGGCGGGTCCCGGTCATGGTGCAGGTCACCGGGCTCGTCGGCCAGTCCGGGCAGATCGTGTCGGCCACCGTCGTGCTGTGGCTCCTGGCGGCACGGGGCTGGGGCGCGACCTTCGGCGTCCTCGCGGTGGCCGGCGCCGCGGTGACCGTGGCCGCGGCGGTCGGCCTGGGCCCGCGACCCGCGCCGCCGGCCGAGCGCGCGGCACGCGAGCGGTTCGGGCAGGCCGTGCGCGCGGCCGCCCTGCCCGCCGGGACGCGGTTGGGGTTCTGGGCGCACTTCGTGTCCCCGTTCTCGTTCAACGTGGTGGCCATGCTCTGGGGCACGCCGTTCCTCCTCACCGCGCAGGAGCGCACGCTCGGCGAGGTGAGCGCGCTGCTGTCCGTGATGACGCTGTCCGCCATGCTCAGCGGCCCGCTCGTCGGCAGGTGGACCTCGCGCCACCCGCTGCGGCGCTCGTCGGTCGTGCTCGCGTCGGCGGTCGCGACCTTCGTGGCGTGGGTCTGGCTGCTCGTCCCCGACACGCCCCGCCCGTTCGCGCAGCTCGTCGTGTTCTGCGTCGTGATCGGTGCCGGCGGGCCCGTCTCGCTCATCGGCATCGACCTCGCGCGCACGTTCTCCCCGCTCGAGCGCCTCGGCACCGCCACCGGGTTCGTCAACACCGGCGGCTTCACGTCGACGATCCTCGGTGTCCTCGCCGTCGGCGTCGTGCTCCAGGTCGTCTCACCGCCGGGCGCGACGACCTACTCCCTGGACGCGTACCGGATCGCGTTCGCGGTCCTGCTGGTGCCGTGGGTCGTCGGCGTCGTGGGGCTGCTGCGCAGCCGACGCCGCGCGCGCGCCGACCTCCGCGACGCCGGGACGCCCGTGCCTCCGCTACGGGAGGTCCTGCGCCGCCGACGGGCCGGGTGA
- a CDS encoding sensor histidine kinase, with protein sequence MTSTDPTAPPSPSRARRTWAHAWRLLLALVVGGSSGLAIYGVGLSGMAELDVPPTAATWFVVDLLCVLVCAPLYVLRRRAPLVITGVLVVLGSFSLFSVGLVILAVLSLATRRQWLEIGAVYALWCGAALVSERAFSQWVVPTEALPAQNLWAIAAQLVFSALVVVTGMFIGGRRALVASLREQAAIARRESDARGDSARAAERNRIAREMHDVLAHRLSLVALHSGALEYRAGLDPEQVRETAAVVRENAHEALGELREVLGLLRDPSAAEESSRPQPTFAQVGELVEGTRAAGSPVTFVLDRVGEDDLARLPVSTSRHLYRVVQETLTNARKHAPGAPVHVRLHGAPGERIALEVTNPVPEHEPATRLPTSGWGLTGLSERVRLTGGELDARRRADGTFMVQAWLPWAAATEGQT encoded by the coding sequence GTGACCTCGACGGACCCCACCGCGCCGCCCTCGCCCAGCCGGGCGCGGCGCACGTGGGCGCACGCCTGGCGGCTGCTGCTCGCTCTGGTCGTCGGCGGCTCGTCGGGGCTCGCCATCTACGGCGTCGGCCTGTCGGGGATGGCCGAGCTCGACGTCCCGCCGACCGCGGCCACCTGGTTCGTGGTCGACCTCCTGTGCGTGCTGGTGTGCGCGCCGCTGTACGTGCTGCGCCGTCGCGCCCCGCTGGTGATCACGGGCGTCCTCGTGGTGCTCGGGTCGTTCTCGCTGTTCTCCGTGGGTCTCGTGATACTCGCGGTGCTGTCGCTCGCGACGCGGCGCCAGTGGCTGGAGATCGGCGCCGTCTACGCGCTGTGGTGCGGGGCGGCGCTCGTCAGCGAGCGGGCGTTCAGCCAGTGGGTGGTGCCGACCGAGGCCCTGCCCGCCCAGAACCTGTGGGCGATCGCCGCGCAGCTGGTGTTCAGCGCGCTCGTCGTGGTCACCGGCATGTTCATCGGTGGCCGGCGCGCGCTCGTCGCGTCGTTGCGCGAGCAGGCCGCCATCGCGCGCCGCGAGTCCGACGCCCGTGGCGACAGCGCCCGCGCCGCCGAGCGCAACCGCATCGCCCGCGAGATGCACGACGTGCTGGCCCACCGTCTGTCGCTCGTCGCACTGCACTCGGGCGCCCTGGAGTACCGCGCCGGCCTCGACCCCGAGCAGGTCCGCGAGACCGCCGCCGTCGTACGGGAGAACGCCCACGAGGCGCTCGGCGAGCTGCGCGAGGTCCTGGGCCTGCTGCGCGACCCGAGCGCCGCGGAGGAGAGCTCGCGCCCCCAGCCGACGTTCGCGCAGGTGGGCGAGCTCGTCGAGGGGACGCGCGCGGCGGGCTCGCCCGTCACCTTCGTCCTCGACCGCGTCGGCGAGGACGACCTCGCGCGCCTGCCGGTCTCGACGAGCCGGCACCTGTACCGCGTGGTGCAGGAGACGCTGACCAACGCCCGCAAGCACGCGCCGGGCGCACCCGTGCACGTGCGGCTGCACGGCGCCCCGGGCGAGCGCATCGCCCTCGAGGTCACCAACCCCGTGCCGGAGCACGAGCCGGCCACGCGGCTGCCGACGTCCGGGTGGGGGCTCACGGGGCTGTCGGAGCGGGTGCGGCTGACGGGTGGCGAGCTCGACGCGCGCCGCCGGGCCGACGGGACCTTCATGGTGCAGGCCTGGCTGCCCTGGGCGGCCGCGACGGAGGGACAGACGTGA
- a CDS encoding SLC13 family permease — MTRTLAVGSVLLAAGLLALLAGVLPVPAALALAARVWPVLTFVVAMTVVTELAAAAGLFRAVGAAVARRAHGRTAQLWGGVVVLAVLCTVFLSLDTTAVLLTPVVLAVAVHARLDPRPFALVTVWVANTGSMLLPVSNLTNLLAAHHVGGVREFVALTWAPALACVAVPVVVVALVHRRRLRGTYEVDPPEPAEDPVLLRRCAWVVGALLVALVSGAPVWVPAVVAALVLLVVTAQRRSGTLTPALVPWPLLVLASGLFLAAEAVQEAGLRAVLEQGLAGGGPWAVAATGLLAANALNNLPAYLLLEPGAAHDPRLLVALLVGVNAGPLITPWASLATLLWHRALVRSGVDVPWGRYVVLGLVVAPLTVAAGVGALALTT; from the coding sequence GTGACGCGCACCCTCGCCGTCGGGTCCGTCCTGCTGGCCGCCGGTCTGCTGGCGCTGCTCGCGGGCGTCCTGCCCGTGCCCGCGGCCCTCGCGCTCGCGGCACGCGTCTGGCCCGTGCTCACGTTCGTCGTCGCGATGACGGTGGTCACCGAGCTGGCGGCCGCGGCAGGCCTGTTCCGCGCCGTCGGTGCGGCCGTCGCCCGCCGGGCGCACGGGCGCACCGCGCAGCTGTGGGGCGGGGTCGTCGTGCTCGCGGTGCTCTGCACGGTGTTCCTGTCGCTCGACACGACGGCCGTGCTGCTCACCCCCGTGGTGCTGGCCGTCGCGGTGCACGCCCGGCTCGACCCACGACCGTTCGCCCTCGTCACCGTGTGGGTCGCGAACACCGGCTCGATGCTGCTGCCCGTCTCGAACCTCACCAACCTGCTCGCCGCCCACCACGTCGGCGGCGTCCGCGAGTTCGTCGCGCTCACGTGGGCGCCCGCGCTGGCGTGCGTCGCCGTGCCCGTGGTGGTCGTCGCGCTCGTCCACCGCCGGCGGCTGCGCGGCACGTACGAGGTGGACCCGCCCGAGCCCGCCGAGGACCCCGTGCTGCTGCGCCGGTGCGCCTGGGTCGTCGGGGCGCTGCTGGTCGCCCTCGTCAGCGGAGCACCCGTCTGGGTGCCCGCGGTCGTCGCGGCGCTCGTCCTGCTGGTCGTCACCGCGCAGCGGCGGTCCGGCACGCTGACCCCCGCCCTGGTGCCGTGGCCGCTCCTCGTGCTCGCGTCCGGCCTCTTCCTCGCGGCCGAGGCGGTGCAGGAGGCGGGCCTGCGCGCGGTGCTCGAGCAGGGCCTCGCCGGGGGCGGCCCCTGGGCGGTCGCCGCCACCGGCCTGCTCGCGGCGAACGCGCTGAACAACCTGCCCGCGTACCTCCTGCTCGAACCGGGCGCGGCGCACGACCCCCGCCTGCTCGTCGCGCTCCTCGTGGGCGTGAACGCCGGCCCGCTGATCACCCCGTGGGCGTCGCTCGCCACCCTGCTGTGGCACCGCGCGCTGGTGCGCTCCGGGGTCGACGTGCCGTGGGGCCGCTACGTGGTCCTGGGCCTCGTGGTCGCGCCGCTCACCGTCGCAGCAGGCGTCGGGGCGCTGGCGCTGACGACGTGA
- a CDS encoding CPBP family intramembrane glutamic endopeptidase, protein MSSAHVVVDPYEVPGTYAYHRLARTRPGWRWWRPLLVGVVACALYVVLLAVGGVLVAVAALASGPGGLDALAGLDVLDLGDPLAFAVGMLTIIAMLPAVVVATWLLGARPTGLLASVTGRVRWGWALRCLVLAAVLALVVQGVDLALAAAQGSPWQPRVHDTTWVLLGLVLLLVPAQCVAEEVVFRGYLVQTLGAWVRHPAVAIVLPVPLFVAGHTYVGLAMVDTAVWALAMGWLVWRTGGLEAAAAAHVVNNLVVFALGAVDLADLDLVDIGPDALAVSTASTLAYVGVVEVLVRRGAVASARVVTAPAPPSAAAPHGAPGGPACHVPDAVGRGVRPDVARSASPPP, encoded by the coding sequence GTGAGCAGCGCGCACGTCGTCGTCGACCCGTACGAGGTGCCGGGCACCTACGCCTACCACCGGCTGGCGCGTACCCGGCCGGGGTGGCGCTGGTGGCGGCCGCTGCTGGTCGGGGTCGTGGCGTGCGCGCTCTACGTCGTCCTGCTCGCCGTGGGCGGCGTCCTCGTCGCGGTCGCGGCGCTGGCGTCGGGGCCGGGCGGGCTCGACGCACTGGCGGGGCTCGACGTGCTCGACCTGGGCGACCCCCTCGCCTTCGCGGTCGGCATGCTGACGATCATCGCGATGCTGCCCGCGGTCGTCGTGGCGACGTGGCTGCTGGGCGCGCGGCCCACCGGCCTGCTCGCCTCCGTCACCGGGCGCGTCCGCTGGGGCTGGGCCCTGCGCTGCCTCGTGCTGGCCGCGGTGCTCGCGCTCGTCGTGCAGGGGGTCGACCTCGCGCTCGCGGCGGCGCAGGGCTCCCCGTGGCAGCCGCGCGTCCACGACACGACGTGGGTGCTCCTCGGGCTCGTCCTGCTGCTCGTGCCCGCGCAGTGCGTCGCCGAGGAGGTCGTCTTCCGCGGGTACCTCGTCCAGACGCTGGGTGCCTGGGTGCGGCACCCCGCCGTCGCGATCGTGCTCCCCGTGCCGCTGTTCGTGGCCGGGCACACCTACGTCGGCCTCGCGATGGTCGACACGGCCGTCTGGGCGCTCGCGATGGGCTGGCTCGTGTGGCGGACGGGTGGTCTCGAGGCGGCGGCCGCGGCGCACGTGGTGAACAACCTCGTGGTGTTCGCCCTGGGCGCGGTCGACCTCGCCGACCTCGACCTGGTCGACATCGGACCGGACGCGCTCGCGGTGTCCACGGCGTCGACGCTGGCCTACGTCGGAGTGGTCGAGGTGCTGGTCAGACGCGGGGCCGTGGCATCCGCGCGGGTGGTCACGGCGCCCGCGCCGCCCTCGGCAGCGGCCCCGCACGGGGCGCCGGGCGGGCCCGCGTGCCACGTCCCGGACGCCGTCGGGCGCGGCGTTCGTCCCGATGTCGCACGGTCCGCGTCACCGCCGCCGTGA
- a CDS encoding SAF domain-containing protein encodes MALLTPPSAPGSPPPLPHVRGPARVRARSALWRFRFLLAAVCLGAAAAATVQALRPPGAATVPVVVLAHDVGAGAVLAAGDLVVADVPADAAPGGAFRSPDDAQGHVAAVDLPARLPLAPTLLADTALAGPAGTVVVAVRLDDPAVADLLEPGLHLDLVAARLEGGPGETVARRALVRPAPGARAPQGGLLGAAPTDDGSPVLVAVTPEEAVRIAQASVGARLVAVVVP; translated from the coding sequence ATGGCTCTCCTGACACCCCCGAGCGCCCCGGGGTCCCCGCCGCCGCTGCCGCACGTGCGCGGTCCCGCGCGGGTCCGGGCGCGGTCGGCACTCTGGCGGTTCCGGTTCCTGCTCGCGGCGGTGTGCCTCGGCGCGGCCGCGGCGGCCACGGTCCAGGCGCTGCGCCCGCCGGGTGCGGCGACGGTCCCGGTGGTGGTGCTCGCGCACGACGTCGGTGCGGGCGCCGTCCTGGCCGCGGGCGACCTCGTCGTCGCCGACGTGCCCGCGGACGCGGCGCCGGGCGGTGCGTTCCGCTCGCCGGACGACGCCCAGGGGCACGTCGCGGCCGTCGACCTGCCCGCTCGCCTCCCGCTCGCCCCCACCCTGCTCGCCGACACCGCGCTGGCCGGGCCCGCGGGCACGGTCGTCGTCGCCGTCCGGCTCGACGACCCCGCCGTGGCCGACCTGCTGGAGCCGGGGCTGCATCTGGACCTCGTGGCCGCACGCCTGGAGGGCGGGCCCGGGGAGACGGTGGCGCGCCGTGCGCTGGTCCGCCCCGCCCCGGGCGCCCGCGCCCCGCAGGGCGGCCTGCTCGGCGCAGCGCCGACGGACGACGGATCCCCGGTGCTCGTCGCCGTCACCCCCGAGGAGGCGGTCCGCATCGCGCAGGCCTCCGTGGGAGCCCGCCTCGTCGCGGTCGTCGTGCCATGA